The following coding sequences are from one Halobacteria archaeon AArc-dxtr1 window:
- a CDS encoding VTT domain-containing protein, which produces MFDVVSLVSELVPEPTSLLAMPALFVIFTLKGAFVGKIFPTSVFLPGYVLATGAEVVQAALIVLVVTLGYMVGQLVIYAGSRRYGPTFVLSLPYVTVDPDAPELARLEVWFEEYGGPAIFVTNFLPWIRGLVTIPAGVGSYPAGRFTVHMGTSTLLYHVLYVGVALAGLQLIA; this is translated from the coding sequence ATGTTCGACGTTGTTTCTCTCGTTTCGGAGCTTGTCCCCGAACCGACGAGCCTGCTCGCGATGCCCGCCCTCTTCGTGATTTTTACCCTGAAAGGGGCATTCGTCGGGAAGATCTTTCCGACCAGCGTCTTCCTCCCTGGCTACGTCCTCGCGACGGGCGCAGAGGTCGTCCAAGCGGCACTCATCGTCCTCGTCGTCACGCTCGGCTACATGGTCGGCCAACTCGTCATCTACGCCGGAAGCAGACGGTACGGTCCGACGTTCGTACTGAGCCTTCCCTACGTGACGGTCGATCCCGACGCGCCGGAACTTGCACGTCTCGAGGTGTGGTTCGAGGAGTACGGTGGCCCCGCGATCTTCGTCACAAACTTCCTCCCGTGGATCCGTGGACTGGTGACGATTCCGGCGGGCGTGGGCTCGTATCCGGCCGGCCGATTTACCGTCCACATGGGTACGTCCACGCTGCTGTATCACGTGCTGTACGTCGGCGTCGCGCTGGCTGGACTCCAGCTTATCGCGTAA
- the tuf gene encoding translation elongation factor EF-1 subunit alpha, which yields MSEDKPHQNLAIIGHVDHGKSTLVGRLLYETGSVPEHVIEQHKEEAEEKGKGGFEFAYVMDNLAEERERGVTIDIAHQEFDTDDYYFTIVDCPGHRDFVKNMITGASQADNAVLVVAADDGVAPQTQEHVFLARTLGIDEMIIGVNKMDVVDYKEDAFQDVVDEVNQLLKQVNFQVEDGSFIPISAFEGDNIAESSDNTDWYDGRTLLESLNDLPEPQPPTDAPLRLPIQDVYTISGIGTVPVGRIETGIMNIGDNVSFQPSDVGGEVKTIEMHHEEVPKAEPGDNVGFNVRGIGKDDIRRGDVCGPADEPPSVAETFQAQVVVMQHPSVITAGYTPVFHAHTAQVACTIESIDKKMDPASGEVAEENPDFIQSGDAAVVTIRPQKPLSIEPSSEIPELGSFAIRDMGQTIAAGKVLDVHEK from the coding sequence ATGAGCGAAGACAAACCGCACCAGAACTTGGCCATCATCGGCCACGTTGACCACGGGAAGAGTACGCTGGTCGGGCGGCTCCTCTACGAGACGGGGAGCGTACCCGAGCACGTCATCGAACAGCACAAGGAAGAAGCCGAGGAGAAGGGCAAGGGTGGCTTCGAGTTCGCCTACGTCATGGACAACCTCGCTGAGGAGCGAGAGCGTGGTGTCACCATCGACATCGCCCACCAGGAGTTCGACACCGACGATTACTACTTCACGATCGTCGACTGTCCGGGCCACCGTGACTTCGTCAAGAACATGATCACGGGCGCATCCCAGGCGGACAACGCCGTCCTCGTCGTCGCCGCCGACGACGGTGTCGCGCCCCAGACCCAGGAGCACGTCTTCCTGGCTCGTACCCTCGGTATCGACGAGATGATCATCGGCGTCAACAAGATGGACGTCGTCGACTACAAGGAAGACGCCTTCCAGGACGTCGTCGACGAAGTCAACCAGCTGCTCAAGCAGGTTAACTTCCAGGTCGAGGATGGCTCGTTCATCCCGATCTCGGCCTTCGAGGGCGACAACATCGCCGAGAGCTCCGACAACACCGACTGGTACGACGGTCGTACCCTGCTCGAGTCCCTGAACGACCTGCCGGAACCGCAGCCGCCAACGGACGCGCCGCTGCGACTGCCGATCCAGGACGTCTACACCATCTCCGGCATCGGTACCGTCCCCGTCGGACGTATCGAGACCGGTATCATGAACATCGGCGACAACGTCTCCTTCCAGCCCTCTGACGTGGGCGGCGAAGTCAAGACGATCGAGATGCACCACGAAGAGGTGCCCAAGGCCGAGCCCGGTGACAACGTCGGATTCAACGTCCGCGGCATCGGCAAGGACGACATCCGCCGCGGTGACGTCTGTGGTCCCGCCGACGAGCCACCAAGCGTCGCCGAGACGTTCCAGGCCCAGGTCGTCGTCATGCAGCACCCCTCGGTCATCACGGCCGGCTACACGCCTGTCTTCCACGCCCACACGGCACAGGTCGCCTGTACGATCGAGTCCATCGACAAGAAGATGGATCCCGCAAGCGGCGAGGTCGCCGAGGAGAACCCCGACTTCATCCAGTCGGGTGACGCTGCAGTGGTCACCATCCGACCACAAAAGCCCCTCAGCATCGAGCCATCCAGCGAGATCCCGGAACTCGGGAGCTTCGCCATCCGCGACATGGGTCAGACCATCGCAGCTGGCAAGGTCCTCGACGTCCACGAGAAATAA
- the rpsJ gene encoding 30S ribosomal protein S10, protein MQQARVRLAGTSPQDLDDICDDVREIANNTGVNLSGPIPLPTKTLEIPTRKSPDGEGTATWEHWEMRVHKRLIDLDADERALRQLMRIQVPNDVSIEIVLED, encoded by the coding sequence ATGCAGCAGGCACGCGTTCGACTCGCGGGCACGAGCCCACAGGACCTAGACGACATCTGTGACGACGTCCGCGAGATTGCGAACAATACCGGCGTCAACCTGAGCGGTCCAATCCCGCTACCGACGAAAACCCTCGAAATCCCGACGCGGAAGTCGCCAGACGGAGAGGGTACCGCGACGTGGGAGCACTGGGAGATGCGCGTCCACAAGCGCCTGATCGATCTGGACGCCGACGAACGTGCACTCCGACAGCTCATGCGCATCCAGGTGCCAAACGACGTTTCGATCGAGATCGTCCTCGAAGACTGA
- a CDS encoding rhomboid family intramembrane serine protease: MATRSGAPILEVLALFVLVFLLQTLAAFGGAMAGLFVLSPPVTADPWTIVTSVYAHAGIGHLLSNAVALVLFGWPVARATTRLRFHTFFLATGAIAGVTQILVGGWLSAFPGFGASAGVLGASGAVFALLGYLLAANRVTSGLGSLVDLSTTAALLLGLALAVVVTLATAAPGVALLAHFTGFVLGLAAGRAGVLEPRSQSAATQTPV; this comes from the coding sequence ATGGCGACTCGATCTGGCGCGCCGATCCTCGAGGTGCTTGCCCTGTTCGTCCTCGTCTTCCTGTTGCAGACGCTGGCGGCCTTCGGCGGAGCGATGGCCGGGCTGTTCGTGCTCTCGCCGCCAGTGACGGCAGATCCCTGGACGATTGTCACGAGCGTCTACGCCCACGCCGGCATCGGGCATCTCCTCTCGAATGCCGTCGCGCTGGTGTTGTTTGGGTGGCCAGTCGCACGGGCAACGACGCGGCTGCGCTTTCACACGTTCTTTCTCGCAACCGGCGCGATCGCCGGCGTGACCCAGATCCTCGTCGGGGGCTGGCTCTCCGCATTCCCCGGGTTCGGTGCCAGCGCGGGCGTGCTCGGAGCCAGCGGCGCGGTGTTCGCACTGCTTGGCTACCTGCTCGCAGCAAACCGCGTGACGTCGGGGCTCGGCTCACTCGTCGATCTCTCGACGACGGCAGCGCTCCTGCTGGGCCTGGCTCTGGCCGTCGTCGTCACACTCGCGACCGCAGCTCCGGGGGTCGCGTTGCTCGCTCACTTCACCGGCTTCGTGCTGGGGCTGGCCGCCGGCCGTGCGGGCGTCCTCGAGCCACGCTCGCAGTCAGCAGCGACGCAGACGCCAGTTTGA
- a CDS encoding translation initiation factor IF-2 subunit beta codes for MDYDASLDRAMENVPDIGGDEDRLQIPDAQPQKDGAFTRFTNLGEIADVLSREDEHLHRFIQRELGTSGKLEEGRARYNGTFSQQDFDAAVDAYLDEYVLCTECGLPDTRLVREDRTPMLRCDACGAFRPVTKRSASQQQQQQREAVEEGKTYTVEITGTGRKGDGVAEKGEYTIFVPGADEGDVVEIYIKNISGNLAFSRLA; via the coding sequence ATGGATTACGACGCGAGTCTCGACCGCGCGATGGAGAACGTCCCCGACATCGGGGGCGACGAGGATCGCCTGCAGATACCCGACGCCCAGCCCCAGAAAGACGGGGCTTTCACCCGATTTACGAACCTCGGAGAGATCGCCGACGTCCTCTCTCGAGAGGACGAACACCTTCACCGATTTATCCAGCGCGAGCTGGGCACCAGCGGCAAGCTAGAGGAGGGGCGAGCCCGGTATAACGGAACATTCTCCCAGCAGGATTTCGACGCGGCCGTCGACGCCTACCTCGACGAGTACGTCCTCTGTACGGAGTGTGGACTGCCCGACACTCGCCTCGTCCGCGAGGACCGCACGCCGATGCTCCGGTGTGACGCCTGCGGGGCGTTCCGTCCAGTGACGAAACGCTCGGCGAGCCAGCAACAACAACAGCAGCGCGAGGCCGTCGAAGAAGGGAAGACCTACACCGTCGAGATCACCGGCACCGGCCGCAAGGGCGACGGAGTCGCCGAGAAAGGAGAGTACACGATCTTCGTCCCCGGTGCGGACGAAGGCGACGTCGTCGAGATCTACATCAAGAACATCTCGGGCAACCTCGCGTTCTCGCGACTCGCCTGA
- a CDS encoding cobalamin biosynthesis protein, whose protein sequence is MAVTTLAILALAFSLDLLVGNPRDTVAPLGQLVDRIAPETGERRGLGTVLVGSVLVAILAGGAVALSEQQSAIAASVVAAVVLFLTIDLRALLEGTSATLAAVDHGLNESDEQPDETTSGSVTTALPQRRMAALEDGADGLSTGFLATLLPFSLLAPASVTAATAVAAWVQCVLVLDRSGDADDRTPSASGPIATSITWITDRIGAVCIAVAAGDPAAIRRASRDRRASASPIGWPAATLAATLSVRVEASGAETDASNANTTEPSAEHGQQGVALLGLAAAVGVVVATVLAMAGALVVGPPEPVLLAVEVRSAAFEWSLVGVSNR, encoded by the coding sequence GTGGCGGTGACGACGCTCGCCATCCTCGCACTCGCGTTTAGCCTGGATCTACTGGTTGGCAACCCACGTGACACAGTTGCCCCACTCGGCCAACTCGTCGACCGCATCGCCCCGGAAACGGGAGAGCGACGCGGACTCGGTACCGTTCTCGTCGGCTCCGTTCTCGTCGCGATCCTGGCAGGCGGAGCCGTCGCGCTGAGTGAACAACAGTCTGCGATCGCCGCAAGCGTCGTCGCCGCCGTCGTCCTCTTTCTCACGATCGATCTCCGGGCGCTCCTCGAGGGAACCAGCGCCACGCTTGCGGCGGTCGATCACGGACTGAACGAGAGCGACGAACAGCCGGATGAGACCACCAGCGGGAGCGTGACGACCGCACTGCCACAGCGTCGCATGGCAGCCCTCGAAGACGGTGCCGACGGGCTCTCGACCGGTTTCCTGGCGACGCTACTCCCGTTTTCACTGCTCGCCCCCGCATCGGTGACAGCGGCCACGGCAGTGGCGGCGTGGGTGCAGTGTGTGCTGGTGCTCGATCGGTCGGGAGACGCCGACGACCGGACGCCATCAGCGAGCGGGCCGATTGCGACGTCGATCACGTGGATTACCGACCGAATTGGGGCGGTCTGCATTGCCGTTGCGGCGGGCGATCCGGCCGCGATTCGACGTGCCAGCAGAGACCGACGAGCGTCGGCGAGTCCCATCGGGTGGCCGGCAGCCACGCTCGCTGCTACACTGAGCGTCCGTGTCGAAGCAAGTGGGGCCGAAACGGACGCCTCGAATGCGAATACGACGGAGCCGTCAGCCGAGCACGGTCAGCAGGGAGTGGCGCTGCTTGGGCTTGCAGCAGCCGTCGGGGTTGTCGTCGCGACCGTTCTCGCGATGGCGGGAGCGCTCGTTGTGGGCCCACCAGAGCCGGTGTTACTGGCCGTTGAGGTTCGTTCAGCGGCATTCGAGTGGTCGCTGGTGGGGGTGAGTAACCGATGA
- a CDS encoding FAD-dependent oxidoreductase, with amino-acid sequence MSGEYDLIIVGGGISGASLLYTVSKFTDIERVALFEKEDEIAAINSHHTNNSQTLHFGDIETNYTLEKAEEVKEGAELLAGYLENHDADREMHAKRSKMVLGVGDEEVAELEERYHEEGFGDLFPKLSVIDREEIEALEPKVVEGREPGTELRALQTPDGYVVDYGETAASFVEQAREEATVDIYTGTAVEDITETHSGYTVTTPDGPYDCEVAVVAAGSHSLQIAKELGYGQDKVLLPVAGSFFLAEDFLNGKVYTLQMKKLPFAAVHGDADVHDDSVTRFGPTAKLVPTLERGRISTVGDFFDVFGLNLASFLSYGNILADRILLPYVLRNLVYDLPGAGPRAFLPHVQKVVPSAELSDISRAKGYGGVRPQIVDTSQKSLDMGEAKITGEDIIFNITPSPGASTCLKNAMVDAQQVVEFLDGEYEFDEEAFRAETIDHFPRVEDADAPDAESADEPATTAGTEQPAESADGAAASTGADD; translated from the coding sequence ATGTCAGGAGAATATGACCTCATCATCGTCGGCGGTGGAATCAGTGGGGCGTCGCTGCTCTATACGGTGTCGAAATTCACCGATATCGAGCGCGTGGCGCTGTTCGAAAAGGAAGACGAGATCGCGGCGATCAACTCCCACCACACTAACAACTCACAGACACTTCACTTCGGGGATATCGAGACGAACTATACGCTCGAGAAGGCCGAGGAGGTAAAAGAGGGCGCAGAGTTGCTCGCAGGCTACCTCGAGAACCACGACGCAGATCGGGAGATGCACGCAAAGCGCAGTAAGATGGTGCTTGGCGTCGGCGACGAGGAGGTCGCCGAACTCGAGGAACGCTACCACGAAGAGGGCTTTGGCGACCTCTTCCCGAAACTCAGCGTGATCGACCGCGAGGAGATCGAAGCGCTCGAACCGAAGGTCGTCGAGGGACGCGAGCCAGGGACCGAGCTGCGAGCGCTCCAGACGCCCGACGGCTACGTCGTCGACTACGGCGAGACCGCCGCCTCCTTCGTCGAGCAGGCCCGCGAAGAGGCGACCGTCGACATCTACACGGGGACGGCCGTCGAGGACATCACGGAGACCCACAGCGGCTACACCGTCACGACGCCCGACGGCCCGTACGACTGCGAGGTCGCCGTCGTCGCGGCCGGCTCGCACAGCCTCCAGATCGCGAAGGAGCTGGGCTACGGCCAGGACAAGGTGTTGCTCCCGGTCGCGGGGAGTTTCTTCCTCGCAGAGGACTTCCTCAACGGGAAGGTCTACACCCTCCAGATGAAGAAGTTGCCCTTCGCCGCGGTCCACGGCGACGCCGACGTTCACGACGACAGCGTCACCCGATTCGGACCGACGGCGAAGCTGGTTCCAACGTTAGAGCGCGGCCGGATCTCGACCGTCGGGGACTTCTTCGACGTGTTCGGACTCAACCTCGCTTCCTTCCTGAGCTACGGGAACATCTTGGCAGATCGCATCCTGCTGCCGTACGTCCTCCGGAACCTCGTCTACGACCTCCCTGGCGCTGGCCCGCGAGCGTTCCTCCCTCACGTCCAGAAGGTCGTCCCGAGCGCCGAACTGTCCGATATCTCTCGTGCGAAGGGGTACGGCGGCGTTCGACCGCAGATCGTCGACACCAGCCAGAAGTCCCTGGACATGGGCGAGGCGAAGATCACCGGCGAGGACATCATCTTCAACATCACGCCGTCGCCGGGCGCCTCGACCTGTCTGAAAAACGCGATGGTCGACGCCCAGCAGGTCGTCGAGTTCTTAGACGGCGAGTATGAGTTCGACGAGGAGGCGTTCCGTGCCGAGACGATCGATCACTTCCCGCGCGTCGAGGACGCCGATGCTCCCGACGCCGAGAGTGCCGACGAACCAGCGACCACCGCGGGCACAGAGCAGCCCGCGGAGTCGGCCGACGGTGCGGCGGCGAGCACCGGCGCGGACGACTGA
- a CDS encoding translation initiation factor eIF-1A produces the protein MTEDTGRRNLRMPNNDELFAIVTEHLGGNHVRLRCEDGEERLGRIPGRMKYRTWIEQDDIVVAEPWDWQDEKATIEWRYTGQDADQLRREGHLDTV, from the coding sequence GTGACTGAAGACACGGGGCGACGGAACCTCCGGATGCCCAACAACGACGAGCTGTTTGCGATCGTCACCGAACACCTCGGTGGCAACCACGTCCGGCTTCGCTGCGAGGACGGTGAGGAGCGACTCGGCCGCATTCCCGGCCGCATGAAGTATCGCACCTGGATCGAGCAAGACGACATCGTCGTCGCCGAACCCTGGGACTGGCAGGACGAGAAGGCCACGATCGAGTGGCGTTACACCGGCCAGGACGCAGATCAGCTGCGACGCGAAGGCCACCTCGACACCGTCTGA
- the crtI gene encoding phytoene desaturase family protein, which yields MKSLGGTSVVVVGGGFGGLSTACFLADAGAEVTVVEKNEQLGGRASVLEESGFRFDMGPSWYLMPDVFERFFGHFDRSPTDYYELTHLDPHYRIFFKDGDQVDVTPDRERTKAVFESYEDGAGEELDRYLEKSKENYEVGMEHFVYTDRSRLRDFLDLDVARQARGLSLLGSMQGHVENYFEHPKLQQIMQYTLVFLGGSPRNTPALYNLMSHVDFNLGVWYPEDGIGGVVDGIAEVGRELGVEYELDRPVTGIKGREGAFLVETEQGTLSADLVVSNADYAHTEQDLLAPEQRGYDADYWESRTYAPSAFLLYLGIEGDVDELAHHTLVLPTDWDEHFEQIFDEPAWPDEPAYYLCVPSETDDDVAPEGHSALFVLVPIAPDLEDTPERREQYREQILADIAENTGADLRDRIVFEEQFCVEDFADRYNSFQGTALGMAHTLRQTAIFRPPHRSKAVDGLYFTGSYTTPGIGVPMCLISGELTAEKVIADAGTSR from the coding sequence ATGAAATCGCTGGGCGGGACGTCGGTCGTCGTCGTAGGTGGCGGATTTGGTGGCCTCTCTACGGCCTGCTTTCTCGCCGACGCAGGTGCTGAGGTGACGGTCGTCGAAAAGAACGAACAGCTCGGGGGCCGAGCGTCGGTACTCGAGGAGTCGGGCTTTCGATTCGACATGGGGCCGTCGTGGTACCTGATGCCCGACGTCTTCGAGCGGTTTTTCGGTCACTTCGATCGCTCGCCGACGGACTACTACGAGCTGACTCACCTCGACCCCCACTACCGGATCTTCTTCAAAGACGGCGATCAGGTCGACGTGACGCCGGACAGAGAGCGGACGAAAGCGGTCTTCGAGTCCTACGAGGACGGCGCCGGCGAAGAACTCGATCGCTACCTCGAAAAGTCGAAGGAGAACTACGAAGTCGGAATGGAACACTTCGTCTACACGGATCGATCGCGACTGCGGGACTTCCTCGATCTGGACGTTGCAAGACAGGCCCGAGGGCTCTCGTTACTGGGCTCGATGCAGGGCCACGTCGAGAACTACTTCGAGCACCCGAAGCTCCAGCAGATCATGCAGTATACGCTGGTCTTCCTGGGTGGATCACCGCGGAACACGCCGGCGCTGTACAACCTGATGAGTCACGTCGACTTCAACCTCGGCGTCTGGTACCCCGAAGACGGGATCGGCGGCGTCGTCGACGGGATCGCCGAGGTGGGCCGAGAGCTCGGCGTCGAGTACGAACTCGACCGTCCCGTGACAGGGATCAAAGGTCGCGAGGGAGCGTTTCTGGTCGAAACCGAGCAGGGAACGCTCTCGGCCGATCTCGTCGTGAGCAATGCCGACTATGCCCACACCGAGCAGGATCTGCTCGCGCCCGAGCAGCGCGGCTACGACGCCGATTACTGGGAGTCTCGAACGTACGCACCCTCCGCGTTCTTGTTGTATCTGGGTATCGAGGGCGACGTCGACGAGCTAGCCCACCACACGCTCGTTCTCCCGACCGACTGGGACGAGCACTTCGAGCAGATCTTCGACGAGCCCGCCTGGCCGGACGAGCCCGCCTACTACCTCTGCGTTCCATCCGAGACGGACGACGACGTCGCTCCCGAGGGGCACAGCGCGCTGTTCGTCCTCGTCCCGATCGCCCCCGATCTCGAGGATACGCCCGAACGCCGCGAGCAGTACCGCGAGCAGATTCTGGCAGACATTGCCGAGAACACCGGCGCCGATCTGCGCGATCGGATCGTCTTCGAGGAACAGTTCTGCGTCGAGGATTTCGCTGACCGGTACAACAGCTTCCAGGGAACGGCACTCGGAATGGCCCATACGCTTCGCCAGACCGCGATCTTCCGGCCCCCACACCGCTCGAAGGCCGTCGACGGGCTCTACTTCACCGGCTCGTACACGACGCCGGGAATCGGCGTTCCGATGTGTCTGATCAGCGGCGAACTGACCGCAGAAAAGGTCATCGCAGACGCTGGAACCAGTCGATGA
- a CDS encoding prenyltransferase yields the protein MMARAAGANGAGSPGSVTDRIRYLLVLSRPRFWLYLAGPVLVGVAYAADAPTELLVPATVALFAYFLLPANVFLYGVNDVYDREIDTENPKKEGREARYEGQRFVPVVVGLCAALALALVPIVPPSAWPWLAVFLFLGAAYSAPPLRFKTTPLLDSMSNGLYIVPGAAAYAAVASGQPPALAVLGGWLWAMGMHTFSAIPDIEPDRRAGIQTTATVLGEGKTYVYCGGCWLLAAAAFAVLDVRLGAVMLAYPTLIAVVSGTSVAVDRAYWWFPAINTVVGAALTLGGLWRVFYG from the coding sequence ATGATGGCGCGTGCGGCAGGAGCGAACGGTGCTGGCAGTCCGGGATCGGTGACGGACCGAATCCGATACCTGCTGGTGCTCTCGCGGCCCCGATTCTGGCTCTATCTGGCCGGCCCCGTACTGGTCGGGGTGGCCTACGCCGCCGACGCGCCGACGGAGCTACTCGTACCCGCAACCGTCGCTCTCTTTGCGTACTTTCTCCTGCCAGCGAACGTCTTTTTGTACGGAGTCAATGACGTCTACGACCGGGAGATCGATACCGAGAACCCGAAGAAAGAGGGGCGAGAGGCACGCTACGAGGGGCAGCGATTCGTCCCCGTCGTCGTCGGCCTCTGTGCGGCCCTGGCACTGGCGCTGGTTCCGATCGTGCCCCCGAGCGCGTGGCCCTGGCTCGCCGTCTTCCTGTTTCTGGGGGCAGCATACAGCGCGCCGCCACTTCGGTTCAAAACGACCCCACTGCTCGACTCGATGTCGAACGGGCTGTACATCGTGCCGGGCGCGGCCGCCTACGCCGCGGTGGCGTCCGGACAGCCGCCGGCGCTCGCGGTGCTCGGGGGCTGGCTCTGGGCAATGGGAATGCACACCTTCTCCGCGATTCCGGACATCGAGCCGGATCGCCGCGCCGGCATTCAGACCACAGCGACGGTGTTGGGAGAGGGGAAGACGTACGTCTACTGTGGGGGCTGCTGGCTGCTGGCAGCCGCCGCGTTCGCGGTACTGGACGTCCGCCTCGGCGCTGTCATGCTCGCATACCCCACACTGATCGCGGTCGTCTCCGGGACGAGCGTCGCGGTCGACCGGGCCTACTGGTGGTTCCCAGCGATCAACACGGTAGTGGGTGCAGCGCTGACTCTGGGCGGTCTCTGGAGGGTGTTCTATGGATAA
- a CDS encoding carotenoid biosynthesis protein produces the protein MDNESTPAKGAASHNSRRATVQRQLETLIEENRFTIAVLFPFVGAVTLVASAEGLLPAPLAYNPLLILFGTLVMRSPLVVGVLPRIGWWALGCLGVLTAYTYAIEMIGVQTDWPYGAFEYTIQLGPMLLGEVPLALPLFFIPLVLNAYLLTLLLLGDRADRAVIRLPVAVAAVVAIDLVLDPAAVAVGFWAFEEGVYYGVPVSNYLGWLLSGTVAVVLVDLAFDREALLARVRECVFVLDDLVSFVLLWGSINLLYGNWIAAAVAGAFCVGLVRTDRYDLEMVATVLPSRLRGDAEQ, from the coding sequence ATGGATAACGAATCGACACCCGCGAAGGGGGCAGCGTCTCACAACAGCCGGCGGGCGACCGTCCAGCGCCAGCTCGAAACCCTGATCGAGGAGAACCGATTCACGATCGCGGTGCTCTTCCCGTTCGTCGGTGCCGTGACCCTCGTCGCGAGCGCCGAGGGACTGTTACCCGCCCCGCTCGCGTACAATCCGCTGTTGATCCTCTTTGGAACGCTCGTGATGCGCTCACCGCTGGTCGTCGGCGTCCTGCCACGAATCGGCTGGTGGGCGCTTGGCTGTCTGGGCGTGTTGACGGCGTACACGTACGCCATCGAGATGATCGGCGTCCAAACGGACTGGCCCTATGGTGCCTTCGAGTACACCATCCAGCTCGGGCCGATGCTTCTCGGCGAGGTCCCGCTGGCTTTGCCACTGTTTTTCATCCCGCTCGTGCTCAATGCCTACCTGCTGACACTGTTGCTGCTCGGCGACCGGGCCGATCGCGCCGTGATTCGGCTTCCTGTTGCGGTCGCCGCGGTCGTCGCGATCGATCTCGTGCTCGACCCCGCTGCCGTCGCGGTCGGCTTCTGGGCGTTCGAGGAGGGCGTCTACTACGGCGTTCCCGTCTCGAACTACCTCGGCTGGCTCCTCTCAGGAACTGTCGCGGTCGTCCTCGTCGATCTGGCGTTCGACCGCGAGGCGCTGCTGGCCCGCGTTCGTGAGTGCGTCTTCGTCCTCGACGATCTCGTCAGCTTCGTGTTACTCTGGGGCTCGATCAACCTGCTGTATGGAAACTGGATCGCGGCGGCGGTCGCGGGTGCGTTCTGCGTTGGCCTCGTTCGGACCGACCGGTACGATCTCGAGATGGTGGCGACGGTGCTTCCGAGTCGACTCCGTGGCGACGCCGAGCAGTGA
- a CDS encoding phytoene/squalene synthase family protein — MQREHIEAGKEIQKRTGKTFYLATRFLPARVRDATHVLYAFFRIADEVVDDAAGVPPDEQAASLDQLEAEALGEREPDDPVLRAFCQLRERYGIDDTEVEAFFDAMRSDIHTDRYETYADLETYMRGSAAAVGVMMTAIMEPDEPEAALPHAIKLGEAFQMTNFLRDVREDITERDRIYLPRETLAAHDVHPDNVERLEFSESFGAAMAAEVERTERLYREGVAGIRYLPEDCQLPVLLAAVLYAEHHAVIRSQGYDVLSSAPQLSTTRKLWCLLKTRLYWHWSGDPEAVFRRVSAVPTVETEWSEPGPGEGVPTR; from the coding sequence ATGCAACGGGAACACATCGAAGCCGGAAAGGAGATCCAGAAACGAACCGGGAAGACGTTCTACCTCGCGACGCGGTTTCTCCCCGCTCGCGTGCGCGACGCAACACACGTCCTCTACGCGTTTTTCCGGATCGCAGACGAAGTCGTCGACGACGCAGCAGGGGTTCCCCCTGACGAGCAAGCTGCCAGCTTAGATCAGCTGGAAGCCGAGGCACTCGGCGAGCGCGAGCCAGACGATCCGGTCTTGCGCGCGTTCTGCCAGCTTCGCGAGCGCTACGGTATCGACGATACGGAGGTGGAAGCCTTCTTCGACGCGATGCGGTCTGACATCCACACCGACCGCTACGAGACGTACGCAGATCTCGAGACGTACATGCGCGGGTCTGCCGCAGCGGTCGGAGTCATGATGACTGCGATCATGGAGCCCGACGAGCCGGAGGCGGCGCTCCCACACGCGATCAAACTCGGTGAGGCGTTCCAGATGACCAACTTCCTGCGTGACGTCCGCGAAGATATCACCGAGCGCGATCGGATCTATCTCCCGAGGGAGACGCTTGCCGCTCACGATGTTCACCCAGACAACGTCGAGCGTCTCGAGTTCTCGGAGTCGTTCGGTGCGGCCATGGCCGCGGAGGTAGAGCGAACCGAGAGGCTGTACCGCGAGGGCGTCGCCGGAATCCGCTACCTTCCCGAGGACTGCCAGCTTCCCGTGTTGCTTGCCGCAGTGCTCTACGCCGAACACCATGCCGTTATCCGATCACAGGGGTACGACGTCCTCTCTTCGGCGCCCCAGCTCTCGACGACACGGAAGCTCTGGTGTCTCCTGAAGACCCGACTCTACTGGCACTGGAGTGGCGATCCAGAGGCAGTCTTCCGGCGCGTCTCTGCGGTTCCAACCGTCGAAACCGAGTGGAGCGAACCGGGTCCCGGTGAGGGCGTTCCGACTCGATAG